One region of Malania oleifera isolate guangnan ecotype guangnan chromosome 6, ASM2987363v1, whole genome shotgun sequence genomic DNA includes:
- the LOC131158702 gene encoding F-box protein At5g49610-like: MAAEFSSDIIFEILTRVFLQTLGRCRVVCKQWNALTYESSFMHDHRQRTKAVSGYFIQELSNNLFSSVFVSIDGLQKFSDGCSAPSLDFLPAKHMQIVASSYQGLLCCVNQQSPAHIIPKYYVCKPCTRQWRAIPNPKTRYFTDQIAMIVLRSHPLHFKIVRLSRPKILFKFYYNLRCEVFDSENWAWKQLDDVNLPYSVFLQNEPAVVVGGMIHWLTTHDHLLTFRHDSESWSMVPVPHPLYQNSREYMYILEYKGRLAIVSDGGDTRMELWVAEDYEKGVWAKKHSLSMESVMEMDPYPRPMDFYNSDVVLMIGYFRLLFCKFQDQNFNSNVTSVNVGMLPRHIFCFGSDWEFTDFNTKPIC; the protein is encoded by the exons ATGGCTGCCGAGTTCTCCTCCGACATCATCTTCGAAATTTTAACCAGGGTTTTCCTACAGACACTGGGGAGGTGCAGGGTGGTCTGCAAGCAATGGAACGCCCTGACGTACGAATCAAGTTTCATGCACGACCACCGCCAGAGGACGAAAGCGGTGTCGGGCTACTTCATACAGGAACTCAGCAACAACCTGTTCTCGTCGGTGTTTGTGTCCATTGACGGGCTACAGAAGTTCTCCGACGGTTGCTCCGCCCCATCGCTCGATTTCTTGCCTGCCAAGCACATGCAGATTGTTGCGTCGTCGTACCAAGGGCTGCTTTGTTGCGTGAACCAGCAGTCGCCGGCGCACATAATACCCAAATACTATGTCTGCAAGCCCTGCACCAGGCAATGGCGGGCCATCCCGAACCCGAAAACCCGATACTTCACGGATCAAATCGCCATGATAGTATTGCGATCCCATCCTCTCCACTTTAAGATTGTTCGTCTCTCCCGACCGAAGATTCT GTTTAAATTCTACTACAATCTCCGGTGTGAGGTATTTGATTCGGAAAATTGGGCTTGGAAGCAATTAGACGATGTCAATTTGCCTTATTCTGTCTTTCTGCAAAATGAACCCGCGGTGGTGGTCGGCGGGATGATCCACTGGCTAACCACCCACGATCATCTCCTCACTTTCCGCCATGACTCCGAGAGTTGGTCAATGGTCCCGGTGCCACATCCTTTGTACCAGAACAGCAGAGAGTATATGTATATCTTGGAGTACAAAGGGCGGTTGGCGATAGTAAGCGATGGAGGAGACACGCGCATGGAGCTATGGGTGGCGGAGGATTACGAGAAGGGAGTGTGGGCGAAGAAGCATTCTCTCAGCATGGAGTCTGTGATGGAGATGGATCCCTATCCAAGACCTATGGATTTCTACAATTCGGATGTCGTTCTCATGATAGGTTATTTTAGGTTATTATTTTGCAAATTTCAAGATCAAAATTTTAACTCCAATGTGACTAGCGTGAATGTGGGGATGCTTCCTCGCCATATTTTTTGCTTCGGCTCTGACTGGGAGTTTACTGATTTCAACACCAAGCCTATTTGTTAA